TGCGCCCGCCGCGAAGAAGGCTTCGGCGAGACCGGAGAGCGATTCCCCGCCCAAGCGGTCGCCCGACGCGGCCGTGTTGCAGGCCGACAGCACGACCAGATCGGCGTCCAGGCGCATCGCGGCGATTTCGGCGGCTTCCAGCAACCCGTCATCGGCGGGGTCGGTCGCTTCGGCGGCGGGCGGCGTCAGCGCCAAACCGGGCTGGCCCTGGCAGCGCAATTCGCCCGGCAGCAGGCCGTGCGTGGCGAAATACAGCACGCGGTAATCCGCGAGATTGCGCGCGCGCAGATTGCCGGCATTGGCGTCCGCCCCCAGCAGCAACGCATCGGGCCCCGCGCGCAGGCTCGCCGCCACGCGGCGCACCTCGTCGGCGGTTTCCGGCAACGGCGCGAGACCGCGGATCATCGCGTTGGGCACGGAACCTTGGCTGCGGCAAACATCGGCGAGCTTGCCGAGCCCATCGCCCGCCCCGGCGAAAACCGGATTGGCGACGGCGAGCAAAGGCTGCGGTGCCGACGGCTTGGCGGCGAGGGCGCGCATATCCAGGAAGGCGCGCACGGTCGGCGGCGAGGAAATCGCCATGCGCCGCGCGAGCCACGGGGCGCGCGCGTAATCGTTGGGCGCGGCCGGTGCGGTCGTCAGCACCGAGAACGGCAGGCTGGCGAGCGGGCCCGTGCCGACGACGAAAAGCTGATCGGTGCGCGCCAGCTCCGCCTCGAACGGTGCCAACAGCGTGCGATAAAGGCGATGCGACAGCGCCAAGTCGAACGGCTTCACGCTGCGATCGGTGACCTTGAAGGCTTCACGCAAACTCGCGACGTCTTCGGCGAGCTTGGCGTCGTCGGTGTCGAGGCGCGCCGCGCGTAAAACCGACGACGTGACCAGAAACGCGTACGCGCCTTCGGGGCCGGCGACGTAGCTGATCAGCGTCTCGCCCGGGCGCAAGGCTTGGGCAAGGCGGCCCGGTTCGACCGGCTTGGCGCTGGCAAGGCGCGCATAGCCGGGCGCTTCGCGCTCCATATCGGTTTCGAGCGACGCGATCGTCGCGCGAATCTGCGTCAATTCCTCGCGTGCTTTGGTCTCGCGCTTCACATCGCGCTGGCGCCCCGGTTCGATCGCCAACTCGATCTGCAAACGGTCGCGGCGCTGCGCCGCGTCGCCGATCAGGCGCGCGAGTTCGCCAGCACGCCCGCCGCCTTCGGCGATGCGTTCGGTCATGCGCGTGACCGCTTGGCCGCGCGTGCCGTCGCGCAGCATCTGCACGGCGGCGAACATCTCGGCATAAAGCGCCGCGCGTTCCGTCGCGGTTTCGCGCGCGCGCGCTTCGGCCGCGGCCAGGAACGGCTGCACTTGTTCGAAGGTCAAAGCGCGCGCCGGGGTTTCGTTCGCGGCGATGGCGAAGGCTTGGCGGTAATTGCCGATCGCTTCGGCGTAGCGGCCTTCGTCGGCCTGGGCGCGGCCCAAATCCATCAGCGCCTGGGCGGTGGGCCAGGTCGCGCCGAAAATGCGCGTGCGTTCGGCGGCGGCGTTGGCGAGTAAACGCTCGGCGTTGCGGAAATCGCCGCGCAAGGCGAGCACGGTGCCAAGCTGGCCCCAGGCTTGCGGGCGCCACCACGCGGGCAGGCCCGGCGTTTGTTCGACGATGCGCCGCGCTTCGACCGCGTAGGTTTCGGCCGAGGCCAAATCGCCGCCGCGCTGCGCCATGGCGGAAGCGAACATCAGCGCATGCGCGAGTTCGGCTTGCAGGAACACGGTCGACCCGAAGATCGACGCGGCGTCGCCCGCCGTGTCGAGCGAGGCGGGAATGCCCCCGCCCGCTTGTTCGATCAACGCGCGCCGGCGCGCGATCGCGTCGCGCGCGATCGTCAGGGCGCGGCCCCAATCGCGCCGATTGGCGGCGTGAAGCCCGAGATAGGTGAGGTAACGCGGATATTCGCCCGGATCGGTCGCCTTCAGCACCAAGGCTTCGGCGCGGCGGAAATACTCGTCGGCTTCCTCGACGCGGCCTTGATTGGAAATCTCGACCGCCAGCAGCGTCGTCGTCGTGCCGATGCCCGCGTGCTCGGCGCCCATCGCGCGGATCTGCAAATCGAGCGCTTGGCGATACGCCTTCTCGGCGCCCGCATGGTTGCCCACGCTGTTCTGCACGCGCGCGAGTTCGACGAAATCCTGATAGCGCCCGGCGGCGGCCCCGGCGGCGAGTGCCTCGGCACCCAAGCGGCGCTGCAACTCGGTCAGCAACGCGCGCCGGTCATTGGCGGTGAAGGCTTGCTTGCCCAGCTCGTTCGCGATGCCTTCGGCGAAAGCGGGTGCGGAGCCGGGCGTGCCTTCGCCGACCGCGAGCTTGCCGTCGGCGGACAACGCGGCGGCGATCCACGGCCAGCCGCCGTCGTTCAGCGCGCAGGTCGCGATCAGCATGTCGCCCGCATCGGGCAGGCGCAGCGTTTCGGGGGCGGGGCAATTGGCGCGCGCGGTCAGCGAGCGATAGGCGTTCGAATCGGCGAAGGCACGCGCAGGCTCGGCGCGGCGCAGATCGATCGCGGAATGCACGGCGCCCACCGGGCGCTCGGAGGCACCGCACAGCACGTCCCATACCGGCGTGTCGGTGCGGGCACCCGCGCTGCGGGTTTGCGCGCGGCAGGTTTCATTGGCGCTGGAAAGCCCGACGCTGGGCGCGTTGCTGCCGCCCGCATTGGTGTTGGCGGCCTGACAGCCCGCCAGCAGCATCAGCGACAGAACGGCCAAGGAAACGCGCAAATTCGGAACCCTTTCAGGCTTTGAGCAATTCGGGCGGCAAGCGCCGGCGCGTATAGTCGCACAGCATGCGCACCAGCGCCTTCATCATCGGGTCGGTGATGCCGAAACCTTCGACCACTTGGGGGCTGGGCAACATCATGCGCGCTTGCTGGTCACGCTGCGTGGGCTCCGGGCCCTGACCGACTTTCGTGCGTTGATCGAAGGGCACGACCGCGCGCACATATTCCATCAACGCCGTGAGGATCCGCAGAATATCCGGCGGTAGCGTCATCATTTTTTGCTGCAACTGCATCGAGTTGATGACGACGCAGACCGTGTCTTCGCCGGCCACGGCCGTCGCCATGCGCGGGCTGCCGTCCAGGATCGCCATCTCGCCGAACAACGAGCCTTGCGGCAAAGCGGCGACGATCACCGGCGCCGCGGCGCCTTTTTTCAAAATCAGGACCTTGCCCGTTTCGATCAAGAACGCTTCAAGGCCGCGATCGCCTTCCTTGAAGATCGGCTGGCCTTTCTTGAACGTACGCTTATGCATGGGGCGTTCTGTTTAAAAGTCTCCCCG
The DNA window shown above is from Alphaproteobacteria bacterium and carries:
- a CDS encoding cyclic nucleotide-binding domain-containing protein, giving the protein MHKRTFKKGQPIFKEGDRGLEAFLIETGKVLILKKGAAAPVIVAALPQGSLFGEMAILDGSPRMATAVAGEDTVCVVINSMQLQQKMMTLPPDILRILTALMEYVRAVVPFDQRTKVGQGPEPTQRDQQARMMLPSPQVVEGFGITDPMMKALVRMLCDYTRRRLPPELLKA
- a CDS encoding CHAT domain-containing protein; translation: MRVSLAVLSLMLLAGCQAANTNAGGSNAPSVGLSSANETCRAQTRSAGARTDTPVWDVLCGASERPVGAVHSAIDLRRAEPARAFADSNAYRSLTARANCPAPETLRLPDAGDMLIATCALNDGGWPWIAAALSADGKLAVGEGTPGSAPAFAEGIANELGKQAFTANDRRALLTELQRRLGAEALAAGAAAGRYQDFVELARVQNSVGNHAGAEKAYRQALDLQIRAMGAEHAGIGTTTTLLAVEISNQGRVEEADEYFRRAEALVLKATDPGEYPRYLTYLGLHAANRRDWGRALTIARDAIARRRALIEQAGGGIPASLDTAGDAASIFGSTVFLQAELAHALMFASAMAQRGGDLASAETYAVEARRIVEQTPGLPAWWRPQAWGQLGTVLALRGDFRNAERLLANAAAERTRIFGATWPTAQALMDLGRAQADEGRYAEAIGNYRQAFAIAANETPARALTFEQVQPFLAAAEARARETATERAALYAEMFAAVQMLRDGTRGQAVTRMTERIAEGGGRAGELARLIGDAAQRRDRLQIELAIEPGRQRDVKRETKAREELTQIRATIASLETDMEREAPGYARLASAKPVEPGRLAQALRPGETLISYVAGPEGAYAFLVTSSVLRAARLDTDDAKLAEDVASLREAFKVTDRSVKPFDLALSHRLYRTLLAPFEAELARTDQLFVVGTGPLASLPFSVLTTAPAAPNDYARAPWLARRMAISSPPTVRAFLDMRALAAKPSAPQPLLAVANPVFAGAGDGLGKLADVCRSQGSVPNAMIRGLAPLPETADEVRRVAASLRAGPDALLLGADANAGNLRARNLADYRVLYFATHGLLPGELRCQGQPGLALTPPAAEATDPADDGLLEAAEIAAMRLDADLVVLSACNTAASGDRLGGESLSGLAEAFFAAGARGLLVTHWQVPSIQTVSLTTGMFDRLGGDLKRGIAPALQAAQMRLADDPATAHPYFWGAFVLQGDGASRDAKTAQLR